The genomic region GCCAAAAGCAGGAGTCCGGTTATTGACCGTGCGTTAGTTTATATCAGAGAACATTATTCGGAAAACATTACGCTGCAGTCACTTGCCGAGGACATTTACCTCCATCCCGTCTACTTGAGCCGGCTGTTTAAAGAAAAGGTCGGTCAGACATTTCTGGAGTATTTAACTCATTACCGCATCGAAATGGCGAAAGACTACCTGCGTAATCCCAATCTTCGTATCTACGATATCGGTCAAATGGTAGGATATGAAACACCGCAGTATTTCAGCAGAGTTT from Anaerotignum faecicola harbors:
- a CDS encoding helix-turn-helix domain-containing protein; translated protein: AKSRSPVIDRALVYIREHYSENITLQSLAEDIYLHPVYLSRLFKEKVGQTFLEYLTHYRIEMAKDYLRNPNLRIYDIGQMVGYETPQYFSRVFKELTGTTPKGFREELAGKGEKHEKGV